AGCGCCTTCAGCGCACCCTCGCCCAGGAACAGGCCCGGCTCGCCGAGGCCACCCGCATCCTGCAAGAACAGATGGAGACGAGCGCCGACACCGAGGACACCGGCCTCGAGGACGCCAAGCGCGAGAAGATGGGCATCGAGGCCCGCATCGAGGAACTCGAGGAAACCCTCGCCCGCGCGTCCATCATCGAGGACCACGAAAATGACGGCCGGGTCGAACTCGGCGCGGTCGTGACCCTCGCCAACGAGACGACCAAAAAGGACATGCGCGTGCAGGTCGTCAGCGCTCCCGAGGCCACCGTGCTGGGGGGCGGCCTGCCCCGCATCTCGGAAGACAGCCCGGTCGGCAAGGAGCTGATGGGCCGCAAGAAGGGGGAAGCCTTTGTGGTCAACCTCGAAAACGGCAAGCAGGTCAAGTACCGGGTGCAGAACATCGAATACTGAGGGCAGTCAGACCCGGAACGTCGGAGGCTGGGGCAGGTCCCCGGCCTCCCTTGTTGCCCCGCCCCGCGCCCAGCGGCCCTCTGCTACTCTCGCCCCCATGTCGGACCCCGCCCCCACCCCGGACCCCCGCCAGGGCCTGCACGAACAGACCGTCAGCCGCCTGAACAACCTCCAGGCCCTGCAAGAGGCGGGCTTCGAGGCCCACCCCTACAGCTACCCCCGCACCCACCACACCCGCGACGTGCTGGCCGCGCACCCTGCCCAGGCGCTGGAACCGGGGCAGGAGTGGCCGGAGGAGACGTACGTGCTGGCAGGCCGCGTGACCCTGCTGCGCCATATGGGCAAGGCGGCCTTCGCGGACCTGCAAGACGAGTTCGGGCGCTTGCAACTGCATTTTTCCAAGGCCGACACCGGGACCTTCGACGCGACGAAGAAGATTGACCTCGGGGACATCATCGGCGTCACGGGCTTTCCCTTCGTCACGAAGACCGGGCAGCTCACCCTGCGCGTGACCTCCTGGCAGCCCCTCGTCAAGAGCCTGCACCCCCTCCCCAGCAAGTTCCACGGCCTGCAAGACGAGGAACTGCGGGCGCGGCGGCGCTACCTCGACCTGATCGTGAACCCCGAGCGGCGGGAGGCCTTCCGGGTGCGCTCGCGGGCGATCCGTTTCATCCGGCAGTTTCTGGACGCGCGGGACTTCATGGAGGTCGAAGGCCCCACCCTTCAGGTCGTCCCCGGCGGCACCGAGGCCCGGCCCTTCCGCACCCACCACAACGCGCTCTCGCACGATTTCAGCCTGCGCATCAGCCTGGAGCTGTACCTCAAGCGGCTGCTGGTCGGCGGGTTCGAGCGGGTCTACGAGATCGGGCGCAACTACCGCAACGAGGGCATCGACCGCACCCACAACCCCGAATTCACCATGCTGGAGGCGTATTTCGCCTACGGGGACTACACGGACATGATGCGGCTGGTCGAGGAGATGCTGCATGCCCTCGTCACCGAGGTCAGGGGCGAACCCCGCCTGACCTACGGGGGCCAAGAGATCGACTTCAGCCTGCCCTTCCGGCGGCTGGATTTCGTGACGGCGCTTCGGCAGGCGGCCGGGATGGACTTCGACCCCACCGACCTCGCCCGCCTGCGCGAGTGGACCGACGCCCGGCATCCCGAGCTGCGCAAGGTCCCCGACTACAAGCTGCTCGACAAGCTGTTCGGGGAATACGTCGAGCACACGCTGACCAACCCCACCTTCGTGACCGACGTGCCGCTGGCGATCAGCCCGCTCGTCAAGGCGCACCGCTCGCGCCCCGGCCTCGCGGAACGGGCGGACCTGTTCGTGGCGGGCTTCGAACTCGCGCCGATCTACTCCGAACTCAACGATCCCCTCGAGCAGCGTGCCCGCTTCGAGGCGCAGTCGCAGAGGCGGGATGCCGGGGACGACGAAGCCCACGAGCAGGACGAGGATTTCCTGCTCGCGCTGGAATACGGGATGCCCCCCGCCGCCGGAATGGGGATGGGCATGGACCGCCTCGCCATGCTGCTCACCGACTCGGACTCCATCCGCGACGTGCTGCTGTTTCCGCTGCTGCGGCCGGAGGGCACCGGGGGAGCGAAGGTGGACGGGGAGGACACGGCCCCGCAGGGCTCAGCGACCTGAACCCAGTTTTGGAGGGAACTGTGGCCCCCCGGCCCAGTTTCCTTTCTGCTGAGTGCCCTCCCGAGTTAATTGGTTCATTTGACAAACAAAATTGCCCACGCGCACCATGTGCTTCTCAGACAGTCCGCTTGGGGTGCCCATGCGTGGGGCACCGTTCCCCCTCATCCTCGCCGGGAGGCGCCGTGCCGTTGTCCAGTCATTCCTTCACGCCTCTCGATCTGGCGGCCATCCGGGCGCGGCACACGCTGCTGCTGCTGGGAAGGCTGTGGGAGGGGGACCGGGCGCGGGTGGACCTCGCGCGGGAGCTGGGGCTGTCGCGCAGCGCAATCAGCTCCATCGTGGCGGAACTGATCGAGGCCGGGCTGGTCGAGGAAGCCGGGCAGCGCGGGGGCGGGCAGGTGGGCCGCCGGGCCACCCTGCTCGCGCTGCGGGCGCGGGCGGCGGGGCTGCTCGCGGTGGACCTTGGCGCCAGCCACCTGCGGGTGGAGCTGCTGGACCTGCGCTGCGAGCCGCTGGCGGGCCGCGAGGTCGCCCACGACGTGCTGGCGGGGCCAGGAGCGACCTACGCGCGGCTGGCTGACCTCGCCGCCGAGGTGCTGCGCGAGGCCGGGATGCCGCGCGAGCGGGTGGCCGGGGTGGGCGCAGGGGTGCCGGGACCGGTCGACCACGCGACCGGGCGGGTGGTGGCCCCGCCCAACATGCCCGGCTGGGACGGCGAGGACGTTCGCGCCGGACTGGAGCGGGCGCTGGGCCTGCCCGCCTGGGTGGACAACGACGCCAACCTCGGCGCCCTGGCCGAGACGCGCTTCGGGCGGCACCGGGGAGCCCGCGACCTGATCTACGTCAAGGTGGCGACCGGCATCGGGGCGGGGGTGCTGCTGGGCGGGCGGCTGCACCGGGGCGTGCGCGGCGGCGCGGGCGAGATCGGCCACATCAGCATCAACGAGCAGGGACCGGTGGGCCGCAGCGGCAACCCCGGCAGCCTGGAAAGCTACGCGGCGGCGCGGGTGCTGCTGGACACCGCCGAGGCCCGCCGGGCGGCGGGGGCCGTGACCACCCTGCCCCAGCCCCTCACCCTGGCCGCCCTGATCGCGGCGGCGAACGGCGACCCCCTCGCCCGCGAGGTCTGGACCGGGGCGGGGCACCACCTCGGGGTGGCGATCAGCACGGCGCTGAACCTCTTCAACCCGGCGGCGGTCGTGCTGGGCGGGCGGCTCTCGCAGGCGGGCGACGTGCTGCTGCGGGCCGTGCGCGAGAGTGCCCTGCGCCGCACCATGCCCGTCAATGCCGACCCCACCTGCATCGACCTGGGCACCCTGGGAGACCGCACCGGAGTGCTGGGCGCCGGGGCGATGCTGCTCGACCAGCTCCTGACCCCGGCGGGGCTGCGTCACCTCTACCGGGTCGCCGCGTGGGGCCGGGGACCGCCCGCCGCGCCGCTGCTGCCCTCGTCCCTCGCATTCCCTGCCCCTGGAGGCTTCCCATGAATCTGTCCCTTGCCAAGAAAACCGCGCTGCTCGCCGCCGCCCTCGCCGTCACGTCCAGTGCCTCCGCCGCCGGAAAGCTCGAAATCTTCTCGTGGTGGTCGGGCGACGAAGGCCCCGCC
The DNA window shown above is from Deinococcus sp. HSC-46F16 and carries:
- a CDS encoding GreA/GreB family elongation factor, with amino-acid sequence MVQAPRQVKLTREGYERLQRTLAQEQARLAEATRILQEQMETSADTEDTGLEDAKREKMGIEARIEELEETLARASIIEDHENDGRVELGAVVTLANETTKKDMRVQVVSAPEATVLGGGLPRISEDSPVGKELMGRKKGEAFVVNLENGKQVKYRVQNIEY
- the lysS gene encoding lysine--tRNA ligase, producing the protein MSDPAPTPDPRQGLHEQTVSRLNNLQALQEAGFEAHPYSYPRTHHTRDVLAAHPAQALEPGQEWPEETYVLAGRVTLLRHMGKAAFADLQDEFGRLQLHFSKADTGTFDATKKIDLGDIIGVTGFPFVTKTGQLTLRVTSWQPLVKSLHPLPSKFHGLQDEELRARRRYLDLIVNPERREAFRVRSRAIRFIRQFLDARDFMEVEGPTLQVVPGGTEARPFRTHHNALSHDFSLRISLELYLKRLLVGGFERVYEIGRNYRNEGIDRTHNPEFTMLEAYFAYGDYTDMMRLVEEMLHALVTEVRGEPRLTYGGQEIDFSLPFRRLDFVTALRQAAGMDFDPTDLARLREWTDARHPELRKVPDYKLLDKLFGEYVEHTLTNPTFVTDVPLAISPLVKAHRSRPGLAERADLFVAGFELAPIYSELNDPLEQRARFEAQSQRRDAGDDEAHEQDEDFLLALEYGMPPAAGMGMGMDRLAMLLTDSDSIRDVLLFPLLRPEGTGGAKVDGEDTAPQGSAT
- a CDS encoding ROK family transcriptional regulator, giving the protein MPLSSHSFTPLDLAAIRARHTLLLLGRLWEGDRARVDLARELGLSRSAISSIVAELIEAGLVEEAGQRGGGQVGRRATLLALRARAAGLLAVDLGASHLRVELLDLRCEPLAGREVAHDVLAGPGATYARLADLAAEVLREAGMPRERVAGVGAGVPGPVDHATGRVVAPPNMPGWDGEDVRAGLERALGLPAWVDNDANLGALAETRFGRHRGARDLIYVKVATGIGAGVLLGGRLHRGVRGGAGEIGHISINEQGPVGRSGNPGSLESYAAARVLLDTAEARRAAGAVTTLPQPLTLAALIAAANGDPLAREVWTGAGHHLGVAISTALNLFNPAAVVLGGRLSQAGDVLLRAVRESALRRTMPVNADPTCIDLGTLGDRTGVLGAGAMLLDQLLTPAGLRHLYRVAAWGRGPPAAPLLPSSLAFPAPGGFP